The genome window TTGATCTTTGCTGCCTCGTCGACAGTTATGCCTCTCACCAGTTCTGTCACGTAAGAGGACGAGGCTATAGCAGAGCCGCAACCAAATGTCTTGAACTTcacattttcaattatgCCTGTCTTGTCGTCCACTTCGATCTGCAACTTCATGACGTCCCCACAGGCAGGCGCGCCCACCAGTCCTGTGCCGACATTAGATTGGTTCTTGTCTAGCGAACCAACGTTCCTTGGGTTTGTGTAATGTTCAATGACATTGGGATGGTAAAGTCTTTTCGTTATGGTGAATAAATTGTTCCTTACTATCAGTGATTTTAGCATTGTTGAGCGACGGTAATGTGAAATGCGGTGTATTATCTATCTGGGATGGATTGGATGGCTCGGTAAACACAGAATTTGTTCCCAGCAATGAGCAGCAAATTTTCCTCGACAGTTCTTCAATGGTCGTGATATagctatatatatgtgtgaTCGGGTATAGTTGTTGCAATGCCACAGAATTGAGAACTGTTTATGAGTCCATCTTAGCATGGCATACATCATGGTCCTGTTATGTTGCACAGTTGAACcgaataaaaaattttatatcgAGCGTTTGTCGTTTCTTACTTCCGAGAAAGCCATGGGATGTCACCGGTTACGGCCTGCCCGAGATGGGGGAAGGTTGTAATAGCACGTGACCAGCAAACAAACCCGGGTAAGTTTGGCCTACTCTACTGGACAGCAATTGCAAGTGACAGTAAATGCAACTGCCACGACGACACCAACGAGACAGCCATGACCGTTTCATCGTTTGGGTGTGTGAGAATTGGGGACAAGTGATTACTTTTCGTTGTACGAGCGTAAAGAGTACCAAGTTTCGTGTTTGCGAATAACAGTTGTGAGATTTCTCACCGGTGAACTCTTCCAAGACTGTAAAATGTTTTATGTTTAGGCTTGTGGAGAGACTTCCTCTCTGTTATCAGCGAGCCAGCGACCGATTGCCACTGCATGCCAAATCATTGATACTAAACATAATTGCTCCGAGGAGCCTTAAAAGAATGAACTTCATATAACTTCAGTTTTTAAAATGGtaaataatgacaatataGAATAACTAAtagtaatatataaacattaTACTTTgctgaaaaaaaaaacgttccaaaaaaaaaagtttaCTTCGTACATTGATGCAATAGaatatgttttaaataattcttgtTCGTggttttttttaatttaaataattataattggAAGAGGGGACTCCCAACGCCGTGGTCACGCACAGAGGCGCTTAAGCAGCACCGGCGGACTCCTTGAAAGAGATGGCGGCTTCTTCTTCCATGGCGGAGATGACAGTGACCATCAAGTCCTTACCTTCGTCGAAGGCAGCTTGGATTTTGTCACCCAATTCACCCTCTGGCAACTTGACGTCGTCCTTGGTGTCACCTTCCATGGTCATCAAGGATAAGAAACCGTCGTCGATGTCTAACAACTGGAATTCGGTTCTCTTGACGAATGGACACTCCATGTTGTGAGTGGAAGGAGACAAGTCTTCCAACTTTTTGCCGGTGAAGATATCGGTGGCGACCAAATGGACTTTGGCGTGACCGTGCTTACCGGTCTTGGAGGTGGACATATCGATAATCTTACATGGTCTGCCCTTGATGACGACGAAACCACTCTTTCTCAAAGCGGAACATTGCATTGGGTAGGTTAAAGAGGAACCGGCGTCGGCGGTTTCGAAAGTATGTTGTTCTTCGTCAGACATATTTTATAACTGTTGTGTGGAGAGATTAGAGCGATAATCGATTGGTGATTTCTTACGACTGTTGCTAAGAACTGTAAAAGAAACAGGAATTGGAAGAGAAGCAGAGGACGACAGATTggaaaagaatttaaatatagggtgatttatataataattatttttgtgaAAGGAATTGgaaaaacaaagaaaaatttctTTCAGCTAGcacttttttttttcaattgcagTCGAGTTCGTCTGTACAACAACATCATAGCAGAAAACCGCAATAAGTTTGACACTTAGCAAGCTATCTCTATCTCTAACACGACGAGACATCGGATAAGTCCATGGTAAAACAACATAGTTGAGACATTGACATGCAGCTGCAGCGAGCAGCGAGCAGATGGCGCTGCGCTGGCTGGTGACACCGAAAAAAGCCAACGAACacaaatttttcaaaaacaacaacGTCCAACTCGATGCACGGGAGGGCGATGGCGTGGGCTGGGGACAGCTTCTAGAAACAGCACGGGATATGGCGCTGTGCGTGCGTGCGTGTGCGTGGGCGCGTGTGCGCGCGCTGGGGAGCACGATAAAACTCCATTTTGTGTGGTTTTGCGTCTTTGTGTTCGCAGTTTCTGGCGAAACAACAGCAAAGCCGTCCGGGAGCGCAGTGACGGATTGGTCGCGCGCAAG of Tetrapisispora phaffii CBS 4417 chromosome 6, complete genome contains these proteins:
- the TPHA0F03290 gene encoding iron-sulfur cluster assembly scaffold protein (similar to Saccharomyces cerevisiae ISU2 (YOR226C) and ISU1 (YPL135W); ancestral locus Anc_8.647), which produces MLKSLIVRNNLFTITKRLYHPNVIEHYTNPRNVGSLDKNQSNVGTGLVGAPACGDVMKLQIEVDDKTGIIENVKFKTFGCGSAIASSSYVTELVRGITVDEAAKIKNTEIAKKLSLPPVKLHCSMLAEDAIKAAIRDYKSKRNSTNLA
- the TPHA0F03300 gene encoding uncharacterized protein (similar to Saccharomyces cerevisiae HYP2 (YEL034W) and ANB1 (YJR047C); ancestral locus Anc_1.478): MSDEEQHTFETADAGSSLTYPMQCSALRKSGFVVIKGRPCKIIDMSTSKTGKHGHAKVHLVATDIFTGKKLEDLSPSTHNMECPFVKRTEFQLLDIDDGFLSLMTMEGDTKDDVKLPEGELGDKIQAAFDEGKDLMVTVISAMEEEAAISFKESAGAA
- the TPHA0F03310 gene encoding uncharacterized protein; this encodes MPHITVLGRRCSRQRYRAIKSSSGRSAWCVRACAWPLARDQSVTALPDGFAVVSPETANTKTQNHTKWSFIVLPSARTRAHAHARTHSAISRAVSRSCPQPTPSPSRASSWTLLFLKNLCSLAFFGVTSQRSAICSLLAAAACQCLNYVVLPWTYPMSRRVRDRDSLLSVKLIAVFCYDVVVQTNSTAIEKKKC